One window of the Camelina sativa cultivar DH55 chromosome 1, Cs, whole genome shotgun sequence genome contains the following:
- the LOC104710921 gene encoding receptor-like serine/threonine-protein kinase ALE2: MMPNFAMLLLLILLLHSLGSSHICFARLFPISLPFTRSKSHQMHFFHPHLNPSFAPAPSPAFSPNPSRIPPPRRKGHHHHRRWHLRGNATAVSPSSPDCQQTCVEPLTSTPFGSPCGCVFPMKVQVLLSVAPFSIFPVTNELEIEVAAGTYLEQSQVKIMGASADSENQGKTVVDINLVPLGEKFDNTTATLIYQRFRHKKVPLNETIFGDYEVTQISYPGIPSSSPNGYFTADAPSASTGLPINATFTNKNQGIGFRTIAIIALSGFVLILVLVGAISIIVKWKKIGKSSNAVGPTLASSINKRPGAGSMFSSSARSSGSDSLMSSMATCALSVRTFTLSELEKATDRFSAKRVLGEGGFGRVYQGSMEDGTEVAVKLLTRDNQNRDREFIAEVEMLSRLHHRNLVKLIGICIEGRTRCLIYELVHNGSVESHLHEGTLDWDARLKIALGAARGLAYLHEDSNPRVIHRDFKASNVLLEDDFTPKVSDFGLAREATEGSQHISTRVMGTFGYVAPEYAMTGHLLVKSDVYSYGVVLLELLTGRRPVDMSQPSGEENLVTWARPLLANREGLEQLVDPALAGTYNFDDMAKVAAIASMCVHQEVSHRPFMGEVVQALKLIYNDADETCGDYCSQKDSSVPDSADFKGDLAPSDSSWWNLTPRLRYGQASSFITMEYSSGPLEDMENRPHSASS, encoded by the exons ATGATGCCGAACTTTGCGATGCTTCTGCtgttaattcttcttcttcactctctcggCTCGTCTCATATATGTTTTG CTCGGCTGTTTCCAATAAGTTTGCCATTTACGCGATCAAAGTCCCATCAAATGCATTTTTTTCATCCTCATCTTAATCCATCATTTGCTCCTGCACCTTCACCAG CTTTTTCCCCTAACCCAAGCCGCATTCCACCTCCAAGGCGCAAGGGTCATCACCATCATCGTCGCTGGCATTTAAGAGGCAATGCGACTGCAGTGTCACCTTCTTCACCTg ACTGTCAGCAGACATGTGTAGAGCCTCTCACTTCAACTCCTTTTGGTTCACCTTGTGGTTGTGTCTTCCCCATGAAAGTTCAGGTTCTACTAAGTGTTGCGCCTTTTTCTATTTTCCCCGTGACCAACGAGTTAGAGATTGAGGTTGCTGCTGGAACGTACTTGGAACAAAGCCAAGTGAAAATAATGGGTGCCAGTGCCGACAGTGAAAACCAAGGGAAAACAGTGGTGGATATTAACCTTGTTCCACTTGGGGAAAAGTTCGACAACACTACAGCAACACTTATTTATCAGAGGTTCCGGCACAAGAAAGTACCTCTAAATGAGACTATTTTTGGTGATTATGAGGTTACACAGATAAGTTACCCAG GAATTCCTTCTTCTTCGCCAAATGGATATTTTACTGCAGATGCTCCAAGTGCAAGTACTGGACTTCCAATCAATGCAACCTTTACCAACAAAAACCAGGGAATAGGTTTTAGAACGATTGCAATCATTGCCTTGTCAGGTTTTGTGCTCATTCTGGTTTTGGTTGGAGCTATATCTATAATCGTGAAATGGAAGAAAATTGGGAAGTCATCTAATGCTGTTGGCCCAACTTTGGCTTCATCGATTAACAAAAGGCCTG GTGCTGGATCTATGTTTTCCAGTAGCGCTAGAAGTTCGGGATCAGATTCTTTGATGTCTTCCATGGCTACATGTGCTTTATCCGTTAGGACCTTCACACTCTCTGAGCTTGAGAAAGCAACTGATAGATTCAGTGCTAAAAGGGTTTTGGGAGAGGGCGGATTTGGTCGTGTTTATCAGGGGAGCATGGAAGATGGAACGGAGGTTGCAGTGAAACTGCTAACTAGGGACAACCAGAACCGAGACCGGGAATTCATTGCAGAAGTCGAGATGCTAAGCCGTTTGCACCACCGTAATCTTGTGAAACTGATTGGAATATGCATTGAAGGCCGTACACGTTGCTTGATTTATGAGCTCGTCCACAATGGGAGTGTCGAGTCTCACTTACACG AAGGAACGCTTGATTGGGATGCACGATTGAAGATTGCACTTGGAGCAGCAAGAGGACTGGCTTATCTCCATGAAGATTCAAATCCCCGAGTAATCCACCGTGATTTCAAGGCTAGCAATGTTCTCCTAGAAGATGACTTTACCCCAAAAGTCTCTGACTTTGGACTGGCGAGAGAAGCAACCGAAGGAAGTCAACATATTTCAACTCGAGTCATGGGGACCTTTGg GTACGTGGCTCCTGAGTATGCAATGACAGGGCATCTCCTTGTTAAAAGCGATGTCTATAGTTACGGTGTGGTTTTACTCGAGCTTCTCACTGGTAGAAGACCGGTAGACATGTCTCAACCTTCCGGAGAAGAAAACCTTGTGACATGGGCGAGACCCTTACTAGCCAACAGAGAGGGCCTGGAGCAACTGGTGGACCCTGCATTGGCTGGaacctacaactttgatgacaTGGCGAAAGTGGCTGCTATTGCCTCCATGTGCGTCCACCAAGAGGTCTCACACAGACCATTTATGGGTGAGGTTGTGCAGGCATTGAAACTTATATACAACGATGCAGATGAGACATGTGGTGACTATTGCAGCCAAAAGGACTCATCAGTACCAGACTCTGCTGACTTCAAAGGCGATTTGGCTCCATCGGATAGCAGCTGGTGGAATTTGACACCTCGGTTAAGGTATGGTCAAGCTTCGTCGTTCATAACCATGGAATATAGCTCAGGACCGCTAGAAGACATGGAGAACCGGCCTCACTCTGCCTCTAGC
- the LOC104710930 gene encoding receptor-like serine/threonine-protein kinase ALE2 encodes XGFISKLESLYFASGIPSSSPNGYFTADAPSASTGLPINATFTNKNQGIGFRTIAIIALSGFVLILVLVGAISIIVKWKKIGKSSNAVGPTLASSINKRPGAGSMFSSSARSSGSDSLMSSMATCALSVKTFTLSELEKATDRFSAKRVLGEGGFGRVYQGSMEDGTEVAVKLLTRDNQNRDREFIAEVEMLSRLHHRNLVKLIGICIEGRTRCLIYELVHNGSVESHLHEGTLDWDARLKIALGAARGLAYLHEDSNPRVIHRDFKASNVLLEHDFTPKVSDFGLAREATEGSQHISTRVMGTFGYVAPEYAMTGHLLVKSDVYSYGVVLLELLTGRRPVDMSQPSGEENLVTWARPLLANREGLEQLVDPALAGTYNFDDMAKVAAIASMCVHQEVSHRPFMGEVVQALKLIYNDADETCGDYCSQKDSSVPDSADFKGDLAPSDSSWWNLTPRLRYGQASSFITMEYSSGPLEDMENRPHSASSIPREGGLFLPNRSGPLRPMRSRRNFFRLRGSMSEHGGPSSSRHLWSGNGDWL; translated from the exons TNTGGTTTCATTTCAAAGCTTGAATCTCTTTACTTTGCTTCAGGAATTCCTTCTTCTTCGCCAAATGGATATTTTACTGCAGATGCTCCAAGTGCAAGTACTGGACTTCCAATCAATGCAACCTTTACCAACAAAAACCAGGGAATAGGTTTTAGAACGATTGCAATCATTGCCTTGTCAGGTTTTGTGCTCATTCTGGTTTTGGTTGGAGCTATATCTATAATCGTGAAATGGAAGAAAATTGGGAAGTCATCTAATGCTGTTGGCCCAACTTTGGCTTCATCGATTAACAAAAGGCCTG GTGCTGGATCTATGTTTTCCAGTAGCGCTAGAAGTTCGGGATCAGATTCTTTGATGTCTTCCATGGCTACATGTGCTTTATCCGTTAAGACCTTCACACTCTCTGAGCTTGAGAAGGCAACTGATAGATTCAGTGCTAAAAGGGTTTTGGGAGAGGGCGGATTTGGTCGTGTTTATCAGGGGAGCATGGAAGATGGAACGGAGGTTGCAGTGAAACTGCTAACTAGGGACAACCAGAACCGAGACCGGGAATTCATTGCAGAAGTCGAGATGCTAAGCCGTTTGCACCACCGTAATCTTGTGAAACTGATTGGAATATGCATTGAAGGCCGTACACGTTGCTTGATTTATGAGCTCGTCCACAATGGGAGTGTCGAGTCTCACTTGCACG AAGGAACGCTTGATTGGGATGCACGATTGAAGATTGCACTTGGAGCAGCAAGAGGACTGGCTTATCTTCATGAAGACTCAAATCCCCGAGTAATCCACCGTGATTTCAAGGCTAGCAATGTTCTCCTAGAACATGACTTTACCCCAAAAGTCTCTGACTTTGGACTGGCGAGAGAAGCAACCGAAGGAAGTCAACATATTTCAACTCGAGTCATGGGGACCTTTGg GTACGTGGCTCCTGAGTATGCAATGACAGGGCATCTCCTTGTTAAAAGCGATGTCTATAGTTACGGTGTGGTTTTACTCGAGCTTCTCACTGGTAGAAGACCGGTAGACATGTCTCAACCTTCAGGAGAAGAAAACCTTGTGACATGGGCGAGACCCTTACTAGCCAACAGAGAAGGTCTTGAGCAACTGGTGGACCCTGCATTGGCTGGaacctacaactttgatgacaTGGCGAAAGTGGCTGCGATTGCCTCCATGTGCGTCCACCAAGAGGTCTCACACAGACCATTTATGGGTGAAGTTGTGCAGGCATTGAAACTTATATACAACGATGCAGATGAGACATGTGGTGACTATTGCAGCCAAAAGGACTCATCAGTTCCAGACTCTGCTGACTTCAAAGGCGATCTGGCTCCATCGGATAGCAGCTGGTGGAATTTGACACCTCGGTTAAGGTATGGTCAAGCTTCGTCGTTCATAACCATGGAATATAGCTCAGGACCGCTAGAAGACATGGAGAACCGGCCTCACTCTGCCTCTAGCATTCCAAGAGAAGGAGGGCTTTTTCTACCAAACAGATCGGGTCCGTTACGGCCCATGCGTAGTAGAAGAAACTTCTTTAGATTGAGAGGAAGCATGAGCGAACACGGTGGACCATCGTCGTCTAGACATCTCTGGTCCGGCAATGGCGACTGGCTCTGA